From a single Sorghum bicolor cultivar BTx623 chromosome 5, Sorghum_bicolor_NCBIv3, whole genome shotgun sequence genomic region:
- the LOC110435551 gene encoding disease resistance protein RPP13-like, translating to MSGLEPAIITATAKVAAPILPIAIKAIQDTLRKRQVDGNDITILKSQLSYIQGIILDTRKTIRIAQNPSGRLQSWVRNLSCLAYDIEDLIAGQEAKTKTGAKLNDEIAIIQRILLFINNCPELMVIPDEASLGQRGASSSTSSAQSIPSNPHKEKNFPLADLVGKEEHLRELLGLVRIRNKPTGTDDLDLNLKVMVISVVGFDGVGETKLCHYVYDDVQRNSKFSLYASVSAAGKDGSMVLEEIIKQFHMQEDPTDRTGGLLQRVLQMTFRGDPNNDQVHQLSLSRYLQRKRYFIVVDDVESEELVKFIASVFPDNNMGSRIIMGMMTVVGKDAERCDGHMSKMRPLQDEKSVTWFLNEADQRSTFSEFREQGSSSSCLQKICDGVPLALVCVCEVRGGSISAAAAVEKACRELRTVEKDRWPDIMPVVIPHSYDSLHIRSVVGSCQNQYIPYLQACLLYFAMFPRGNVKRGSLVRRWQAEGLEFGDSNQAGENLKILVDRNFVWPLHVSTNRHQHAKTCQPPGVVLDYISRMSEMEEFIFKSCPSRGPTQNCGRRLCLHPPGEDRPEPLVITNDSVPPHHVCEL from the exons ATGTCAGGTCTGGAGCCAGCAATTATCACAGCAACCGCTAAGGTTGCAGCCCCCATCCTGCCTATCGCCATTAAAGCGATACAAGATACACTGAGGAAACGCCAAGTCGATGGCAACGATATCACAATCCTGAAATCCCAGCTTAGCTACATCCAGGGTATCATCCTTGATACTCGAAAGACCATCAGAATTGCCCAAAACCCGTCCGGCAGGCTTCAATCCTGGGTTAGAAACCTCAGCTGCTTGGCGTACGACATTGAAGACTTAATAGCGGGCCAGGAGGCCAAAACCAAGACAGGTGCGAAGCTTAATGACGAGATTGCAATCATCCAGCGTATACTTCTTTTTATAAACAACTGTCCGGAGCTTATGGTGATTCCGGATGAGGCTTCTCTTGGGCAAAGAGGTGCTTCTTCCTCCACTTCAAGCGCACAGAGCATCCCTTCCAATCCACACAAGGAAAAGAACTTTCCACTGGCAGATCTCGTGGGCAAGGAGGAGCACCTCCGTGAGCTTCTGGGCCTCGTACGGATACGGAATAAACCCACGGGAACCGACGACCTCGACCTCAACCTCAAGGTGATGGTGATCTCCGTCGTCGGCTTTGATGGCGTAGGGGAGACCAAGCTTTGCCACTATGTGTACGACGACGTACAAAGGAACAGTAAGTTCTCTCTGTACGCCTCTGTTAGCGCTGCTGGGAAGGATGGCAGTATGGTTCTGGAAGAGATAATCAAACAATTTCACATGCAAGAGGATCCAACAGATAGGACAGGTGGACTTTTGCAAAG GGTGCTCCAGATGACATTTCGTGGGGATCCTAATAATGACCAAGTTCATCAGTTATCATTATCACGGTATCTCCAAAGAAAAAG GTATTTTATCGTGGTGGACGATGTGGAGTCTGAAGAACTGGTCAAGTTCATAGCATCCGTCTTCCCGGACAATAATATGGGCAGTAGAATAATCATGGGTATGATGACCGTAGTGGGCAAGGATGCGGAGAGATGTGACGGCCACATGTCCAAGATGAGGCCACTTCAAGACGAGAAGTCGGTAACCTGGTTTCTGAATGAAGCGGATCAGCGATCAACATTCAGTGAGTTTCGGGAACAGGGCAGCTCGTCATCATGTTTGCAAAAGATATGTGACGGCGTACCACTTGCACTGGTTTGCGTATGTGAAGTCCGCGGAGGGTCCATCTCTGCTGCTGCCGCTGTTGAAAAGGCGTGCAGGGAACTCCGCACGGTGGAAAAAGACCGGTGGCCAGACATAATGCCAGTGGTGATTCCCCACAGCTACGATAGTCTGCATATCCGGAGTGTTGTTGGGAGCTGTCAGAACCAATATATCCCGTATCTCCAGGCCTGCTTGCTATACTTTGCCATGTTCCCACGCGGCAATGTCAAGAGGGGATCTCTAGTCAGGCGATGGCAGGCGGAAGGCCTAGAGTTCGGAGACAGCAATCAAGCAGGAGAAAACCTGAAGATCCTCGTAGATCGGAACTTCGTTTGGCCCCTCCATGTGAGCACGAATCGACATCAGCACGCAAAGACATGCCAGCCTCCTGGAGTGGTGCTCGATTACATCTCCCGCATGTCTGAAATGGAGGAATTCATCTTCAAGTCTTGTCCCAGTCGAGGTCCTACTCAGAATTGCGGCCGCCGGCTTTGTCTACACCCCCCCGGGGAAGATAGGCCTGAACCGTTGGTCATTACCAACGATTCTGTACCACCACACCACGTCTGCGAACTCTAG